One window from the genome of Anopheles merus strain MAF chromosome 3R, AmerM5.1, whole genome shotgun sequence encodes:
- the LOC121595411 gene encoding uncharacterized protein LOC121595411 isoform X1, translating into MDDFDSATYSIESEPDRKRIPLDDVILPTVRRSAIQIVTLSPRRQAKRSMPLTGDVDGTMQVTKLVLKTPPGSPKRQPKAPGVLVKSIQTIAGPGLTGVTTQHGTTVAAKVNNILTEKRNLPLPVADDHTGAPYRIIPIHRSPQHKDSKSEFEARRSEREHATHEFQDFLRESFKENKTPPPSTPLLPTVPSSSSAIEVTRLMESTGPSDTESVPRGGIQSKSTGKTGISKLESGMIAPREQMKPIDVESQHVGQEKEVHVAAPTPAARRSLLMETAPLPPTAVLTSNEQTAIESIKSMPVVAKTVTTSIKHPPEVKQESQETVEIAAKATRSNPVRPKPQTKPTPTKTAPKGEVKKKEKSYDPAKAREFMKEQQAKRRLEKKDAPTSGTASSSKGAAEKDLIKKRLETLRQSSQKLVSKNLQKARKRSVSCTPNEGSSKPITTSKDKSTASAQPKNRAGAVKPTLGLRKFASTPTLRLVKRENAPNEEKQSNPSKKAEPEQPVRSVAEPHSAASRSSDGRGGAKGTTSERSANPSTASSCTTGKASLKIGILRKPDSMALDDIVSPSPLKPLPKTAKVNAQLIVINADQDEAIEAAEKELKLQVPDVKLVAPNATTVLGVPQDRERPHPVAREEEHPAHDHHAEPVKSIPSWLKQSLRQPDPYPFILAVRKKLEAVQNVREEKGQPIATEEKQKVTQQQLPGTRYNAYLNEIESVPYIRKKATGYPQPTEVIALNKRQSKDTLDGESAIVTKISTCASPNTTSEISSIRSDIALPLPPLFSSTKIEIPPATAAPFYPATASAGPISPLSVDRISQMKIATPGNMSRSSHIGNHTKSLESRDEEKAKPQTAAAAFRPEVPTTTLQQSFNDPQPLDRSQRELEYQRLLESFNRSLTHVIEVNQQLYSALKNVPSAPAIPPFPQEVLRIRDEMTQTSLPIPVLPKPPVVPIEQLQDNKVSGASTTTASNYSDDFEHQSQTEAPPPVPERNANDTIAVTSTTTFSSGSSSPASSDSNSGSASSSSSDSADSNTNNSSSSQSSSSSSMEHERIDSPRRAANHPLANATDDERKAKSNTTTAHSSDFDSRSFSLSDSHNNTMNNQPPQPEEYLPSFEESLRRRQLPAMGHQHDGFEKRSNENEKGLASGEQGGEQNDSQDSSISEQLPPEDREEEQSFSFNHSEKANDLKVNAVPPMVSNSSEESIKKDKDLPQVKNDTLAYEENLDATINSDLLAAMFNRTDLEVSILSTTVSETNLSYSSIGMFDQLIQTERSKEDQLVSRVQSKQKALLNRAKGQLAWLELQKQRYREKGMTDQITAVKKKQRAILLRLEKDRAELNRAIKSSTESSRTVTGNHGHVLTSRVMDSKLTSYCSSPVANNSGSLTLRKSSRKVSATVHQQHAPESQHRGITGTATTTTSNSIQIAIRGRELEPNDRLEDILLRREEELRKRKEHVQRLLEWHRKLEREEEELIAVEDRLLAYNSRKLESAGGAQQPTPRKEPSIEARVESIEKSLRILHSIPPAIVRRAKEERDDGDSSGGRAAEMEEETVLTRGSKLNRLWYRLTGVKEQRYEPARNYPVTRPHMEALYEDAKRCVLEGFQRNDVQLREALLEQSIGISHRGGNETVDSHIESVEENRSHQSSVAGEETVRVVVPPQAELVAKETENEIVAKGMEETVVPEHVETCTKEETAMLEQAENISQEDTDAPECNLPAMEEDAGKCLLSSTVNGWSPPASRRSIESVEFHTLEETPTQHYQSALENETATERDRTGEEETVKSDSYSTSFEEQPNEGTDEADVSAAVAEESQQLIEDMSLPPMLLLLNNTTEQLEIDDEDGSATSSSSSSSSSSTTSSCESSATVELSVPLAVEEKLPDGAATSEEHDLEMSDATSISIAQSLEDVSDSGSVSNTTTPTTVTPTMAIEIVEKEAGSDRNKLEPEDERSNELKPSSPSKEEDVPTNQPPPTSESDYEDEEFHTKSSSGQGGTTSELAKRLATLHDELEELSETFERTPLMKSPLMVTPPQELPDHPVEDQNSSEETITFDYDEDGGEITPPSEEPVKGEEEEQSLTSEPKEEEDQAASKIEVKLRSKTVGSDDTIVIASGTTSAAYSRDDNTESNATPPPAPPSPSIGVRMPDIINEAEVLRRQQLQIEQEIKELEQQVGFFREIPNKPPPPYIPPANGSPLALLFPPDARIDELIDGRVEQLHRDRVAPESLRSDHVTNVYEKLILDMCVEFYRDLRPAEPTVSFRTIAHDKRPLVFHNPPDALGCMKDYIRAKIRRVLSDAQLTLQQQQQQHQQHQLLLHHQLQQHQPAHSQLHHHHHLLHHGGHCAATASLPFLYGNGCASKRKPDQVDEILKQETHDDDARWTNFDREEIEVKDRITDELLKSLLLEALKDMGEAYRGKLKRDRLAKRQESAM; encoded by the exons ATGGATGATTTTGACTCCGCTACGTACTCCATCGAATCGGAACCGGATCGGAAACGGATCCCGCTCGACGATGTGATACTCCCGACGGTGCGGCGCAGTGCAATACAGATCGTGACCCTATCGCCGCGCCGCCAGGCGAAGCGATCGATGCCACTTACCGGCGACGTTGATGGCACGATGCAGGTAACAAAGCTGGTGCTAAAAACGCCACCCGGCAGCCCTAAACGACAACCCAAAGCACCCGGTGTACTGGTGAAATCGATACAGACGATTGCTGGACCGGGTCTAACCGGCGTTACCACCCAGCATGGAACAACGGTGGCCGCAAAAGTGAACAACATCCTGACGGAGAAACGTAACCTTCCACTACCGGTGGCGGACGATCACACCGGCGCCCCGTACCGGATCATCCCGATCCACCGCTCCCCTCAGCATAAGGATAGCAAAAGCGAGTTCGAAGCACGGCGATCGGAGCGAGAGCACGCGACGCACGAATTTCAAGATTTCCTTCGGGAAAGCTttaaggaaaacaaaacccctcccccctctACACCACTCCTGCCGACCGTACCGTCCTCCTCATCCGCGATCGAAGTCACTCGTTTGATGGAATCGACTGGACCATCGGATACGGAAAGTGTGCCCCGTGGTGGAATACAGTCCAAAAGTACCGGCAAGACTGGTATTTCAAAATTGGAAAGTGGTATGATTGCACCGAGAGAGCAGATGAAACCAATCGATGTCGAATCTCAGCATGTCGGGCAGGAGAAGGAAGTTCATGTAGCTGCACCAACGCCCGCTGCTCGTCGCTCGTTGCTAATGGAAACCGCACCATTGCCACCGACTGCCGTTCTTACGTCAAACGAACAGACTGCAATTGAAAGTATTAAAAGTATGCCCGTGGTTGCGAAAACTGTAACCACTAGTATTAAACATCCACCTGAAGTGAAGCAAGAATCTCAAGAAACTGTCGAAATCGCAGCAAAAGCGACACGTTCTAACCCAGTGCGGCCCAAGCCGCAAACCAAACCCACCCCTACAAAAACTGCCCCGAAAGGAGaggtgaagaagaaggagaaatcTTACGATCCCGCCAAGGCCCGTGAATTCATGAAGGAGCAGCAAGCGAAACGACGGCTGGAGAAAAAGGATGCTCCGACCAGTGGAACGGCCAGCAGTTCCAAAGGTGCCGCCGAAAAAGACCTCATCAAGAAGCGGCTGGAAACGCTCCGACAGAGCTCGCAAAAGTTGGTATCGAAAAACTTGCAAAAAGCACGCAAACGGTCAGTCTCTTGCACTCCGAATGAAGGTTCCAGCAAACCGATTACTACGAGTAAGGATAAAAGTACTGCTTCTGCACAGCCCAAGAACCGCGCCGGTGCAGTTAAGCCGACATTGGGATTGCGCAAATTTGCCTCCACTCCTACATTGCGACTGGTGAAGAGAGAAAATGCTCCGAACGAAGAGAAACAGAGTAATCCATCAAAGAAGGCAGAACCAGAACAACCTGTGCGAAGTGTTGCTGAGCCACATTCAGCCGCCAGTCGTAGCAGTGATGGACGAGGAGGAGCCAAAGGTACGACGTCAGAAAGATCCGCTAACCCATCCACTGCCAGCAGTTGTACGACGGGTAAAGCTAGTCTTAAAATTGGCATTCTACGCAAACCGGACAGTATGGCGTTGGATGATATTGTTTCGCCGAGTCCGTTGAAACCGTTGCCAAAAACCGCAAAGGTAAACGCGCAGCTCATAGTGATCAACGCGGATCAGGACGAGGCGATCGAAGCGGCAGAAAAGGAACTGAAACTTCAAGTGCCGGATGTAAAGCTTGTGGCGCCAAATGCAACAACCGTTTTGGGTGTGCCACAAGACCGCGAACGTCCTCATCCTGTTGCAAGGGAAGAAGAACATCCCGCGCACGACCATCACGCTGAACCGGTTAAGAGCATTCCTTCCTGGCTAAAACAATCGCTACGCCAGCCCGATCCATATCCTTTTATATTGGCCGTGCGTAAAAAGCTCGAAGCCGTGCAAAACGTTCGCGAGGAGAAAGGCCAACCGATCGCTACggaggaaaagcaaaaagtcACACAACAACAGCTGCCTGGAACAAGATATAACGCctatttgaatgaaattgaaaGTGTACCGTACATCAGGAAGAAAGCAACCGGCTATCCTCAACCGACTGAAGTCATTGCTTTAAACAAACGACAATCGAAAGATACTCTCGATGGAGAATCGGCCATTGTGACGAAAATATCGACATGCGCATCACCAAACACTACGTCCGAGATAAGCTCAATTCGATCGGACATTGCTCTACCGCTGCCACCGCTATTCAGTAGCACAAAAATAGAGATACCACCAGCCACAGCTGCACCATTTTACCCCGCGACAGCAAGCGCCGGGCCCATTAGTCCTCTTTCGGTCGATCGAATTTCACAAATGAAAATAGCCACTCCCGGCAACATGTCTCGATCATCGCACATCGGCAATCACACAAAATCGCTCGAAAGTAGAGATGAAGAAAAGGCTAAACCACAAACTGCTGCCGCCGCATTCCGTCCAGAAGTTCCGACCACCACTCTTCAGCAATCGTTTAACGATCCGCAACCACTAGATCGATCACAGCGGGAGCTTGAGTATCAGCGCCTGTTGGAATCGTTCAATCGTAGCCTAACACACGTGATCGAGGTTAATCAGCAGCTTTACTCGGCGCTCAAAAATGTCCCATCCGCACCAGCGATTCCACCGTTCCCGCAGGAGGTGCTAAGGATACGTGATGAAATGACACAAACATCGCTACCGATACCAGTCCTTCCGAAGCCTCCTGTGGTACCAATAGAACAACTGCAAGATAACAAAGTGTCCGGTGCAAGTACAACAACGGCCTCAAACTACAGCGATGACTTTGAACATCAAAGTCAAACAGAAGCGCCACCGCCTGTGCCGGAACGAAACGCCAACGACACAATAGCAGTAACATCGACCACAACTTTCTCTTCCGGCTCGTCATCGCCAGCTTCCTCGGACAGTAACTCGGGGAgtgccagcagcagtagcagcgacTCCGCCGATAGTAACACTAACAACAGCTCATCTTCACaatcttcatcttcatcatcgaTGGAGCACGAACGGATTGATTCGCCGCGAAGAGCTGCAAATCACCCACTAGCAAATGCCACCGACGATGAACGAAAGGCTAAAAGTAACACCACCACGGCTCACTCGAGTGATTTCGATTCACGTTCATTCAGCCTTTCGGATAGTCACAACAACACGATGAACAATCAACCACCACAGCCGGAAGAGTATTTGCCGTCGTTCGAGGAGAGCTTGCGCAGGCGGCAATTGCCGGCAATGGGACATCAACATGATGGTTTTGAAAAACGGAGcaatgaaaacgaaaaaggaCTAGCAAGTGGCGAGCAAGGTGGCGAGCAAAACGACTCCCAGGATAGTAGCATCAGTGAACAATTGCCGCCAGAGGATCGGGAGGAGGAACAATCGTTCAGTTTCAATCATTCGGAAAAGGCAAACGACCTAAAGGTGAATGCTGTGCCACCGATGGTAAGCAATTCATCAGAAGAAAGCATCAAGAAGGACAAGGACCTCCCTCAAGTGAAAAACGATACGCTGGCATACGAGGAGAATTTGGATGCAACGATCAACAGCGATCTTCTCGCCGCCATGTTCAATCGAACCGATCTGGAAGTGTCCATCCTATCGACAACCGTGTCCGAAACCAATCTAAGCTATTCGTCAATCGGAATG TTTGATCAACTCATACAAACCGAACGCAGCAAGGAAGATCAGCTCGTGTCGCGCGTACAGTCGAAGCAAAAAGCTTTACTGAACCGTGCCAAAGGGCAGCTGGCTTGGCTGGAGCTTCAGAAGCAGCGGTACCGCGAGAAGGGCATGACGGATCAGATAACGGCCGTTAAGAAGAAGCAGCGTGCAATACTGTTGCGGCTCGAGAAGGATCGAGCGGAGCTGAACAG GGCAATTAAATCATCGACGGAATCATCCCGCACGGTGACCGGCAATCATGGACACGTGCTGACATCGCGAGTGATGGATAGCAAGCTTACCTCGTACTGCTCATCACCGGTGGCGAACAATTCCGGTTCGCTCACGCTGCGCAAATCGTCCCGCAAGGTAAGTGCCACCGTTCACCAGCAGCACGCGCCGGAAAGCCAGCATCGCGGTATAACCGGTACGGCTACGACGACTACAAGCAATTCGATACAGATAGCGATACGGGGTCGAGAACTGGAGCCAAACGATCGCTTAGAAGA CATTTTGTTACGCCGTGAAGAAGAGCTGCGCAAACGCAAGGAGCACGTGCAGCGCCTGCTAGAGTGGCACCGCAAGCTAGAGCGGGAAGAGGAAGAGCTAATTGCAGTCGAGGATCGCCTACTAGCGTACAACAGTCGCAAATTGGAGTCCGCTGGTGGCGCACAACAGCCCACACCGCGCAAAGAACCGTCGATCGAGGCACGGGTGGAAAGCATCGAGAAAAGTTTGCGCATTTTGCACAGCATCCCGCCCGCCATCGTTCGTCGGGCTAAGGAGGAACGGGATGATGGCGACTCATCGGGCGGTAGGGCAGCGGAAATGGAGGAAGAAACTGTGCTAACGAGAGGCAGCAAGCTGAATCGATTGTGGTACCGGTTGACGGGTGTGAAGGAGCAGCGGTACGAGCCGGCCCGCAATTATCCTGTAACCCGTCCCCACATGGAAGCCCTGTACGAGGATGCTAAACGGTGCGTGCTGGAGGGTTTCCAGCGGAACGATGTGCAGCTGAGGGAAGCATTGCTTGAGCAATCGATCGGAATCAGTCACCGCGGAGGTAATGAAACGGTTGACAGTCACATTGAAAGTGTGGAAGAGAATAGATCCCATCAAAGCTCGGTTGCTGGAGAAGAAACGGTGCGTGTTGTTGTTCCACCGCAAGCTGAACTTGTTGCGAAAGAAACTGAAAATGAAATCGTTGCGAAGGGAATGGAGGAAACAGTAGTGCCGGAACACGTGGAAACGTGCACAAAGGAGGAAACAGCAATGCTGGAGCAAGCGGAAAATATCTCTCAAGAGGACACCGATGCACCAGAGTGTAATCTACCTGCGATGGAAGAAGATGCGGGCAAATGTTTGCTCTCTTCCACCGTTAACGGATGGTCACCGCCGGCCAGCCGCAGAAGCATCGAATCGGTCGAGTTCCACACACTGGAGGAAACGCCAACGCAGCACTATCAATCGGCGCTAGAAAACGAAACGGCCACCGAGCGGGACCGAACGGGCGAAGAAGAAACGGTCAAAAGCGACAGCTACTCGACATCGTTCGAAGAGCAGCCGAACGAAGGCACAGACGAAGCGGATGTGAGTGCTGCTGTGGCCGAAGAAAGTCAACAGTTGATTGAGGATATGTCGTTGCctccgatgctgctgctgctcaacaACACGACCGAACAACTGGAGATCGACGATGAGGATGGTTCCGCAAcaagcagcagtagtagtagtagtagtagcagtactACTAGCAGCTGTGAAAGTAGCGCCACGGTGGAACTGTCCGTTCCGTTGGCGGTGGAGGAAAAGCTACCGGACGGAGCGGCTACATCAGAAGAACATGATTTGGAGATGAGCGACGCTACCAGCATCTCCATTGCTCAATCGTTGGAAGATGTAAGCGATAGTGGGTCCGTTTCGAACACAACCACGCCGACAACCGTTACGCCAACGATGGCAATTGAAATCGTTGAAAAAGAGGCAGGATCGGACAGAAATAAGCTAGAGCCGGAAGATGAACGGTCTAATGAGTTAAAACCGTCCTCCCCGAGCAAGGAGGAGGATGTTCCTACAaatcaaccaccaccaacgtCGGAAAGCGATTACGAAGACGAAGAGTTTCACACGAAATCGTCGAGCGGACAGGGCGGCACTACCTCAGAATTAGCCAAACGACTCGCCACGCTTCACGATGAGCTGGAGGAGCTGAGCGAAACGTTCGAACGCACGCCGCTAATGAAATCACCCTTAATGGTAACCCCACCGCAGGAGCTGCCGGATCACCCGGTGGAGGATCAGAACAGTTCCGAAGAAACGATCACGTTTGATTATGATGAAGATGGTGGTGAAATTACTCCACCCTCGGAGGAACCGGTGAAAGGCGAAGAGGAAGAACAATCTTTAACGAGTGAGCCAAAGGAAGAGGAAGACCAGGCCGCTTCGAAAATAGAGGTGAAACTACGCTCCAAGACGGTGGGAAGCGATGATACGATCGTGATCGCTTCAGGTACTACCTCTGCGGCGTATAGTCGGGATGATAATACGGAGAGCAATGCAACGCccccaccagcaccaccatcccCCAGCATCGGTGTGCGCATGCCGGACATCATCAACGAGGCGGAAGTGCTGCGCCGCCAGCAGCTACAGATCGAGCAGGAGATCAAGGAGCTCGAGCAGCAGGTGGGATTCTTCCGCGAAATCCCCAACaaaccaccgccaccgtacATCCCACCCGCCAACGGTAGCCCGCTGGCGCTGCTCTTTCCACCCGACGCACGCATCGACGAGCTGATTGACGGGCGGGTGGAACAGTTGCATCGTGATCGCGTCGCGCCGGAAAGCTTACGCTCCGATCACGTAACAAACGTGTACGAAAAGCTCATCCTCGACATGTGCGTCGAGTTTTATCGCGACCTGCGCCCAGCCGAACCGACCGTCTCGTTCCGCACGATAGCGCACGATAAGCGACCGCTCGTGTTCCACAATCCGCCCGATGCGCTGGGCTGCATGAAGGATTACATACGGGCGAAAATCAGACGCGTCCTGTCCGACGCACAGCTAACgcttcagcagcaacagcagcaacatcagcagcatcagctgctgctgcatcatcAGCTGCAGCAACATCAGCCCGCACACTCCCagctgcatcatcatcatcatttgctGCACCACGGGGGACACTGTGCGGCCACGGCGTCGTTGCCCTTCCTGTACGGTAACGGGTGTGCCAGCAAGCGCAAACCGGACCAGGTGGACGAGATACTCAAGCAGGAAACGCACGATGACGATGCGCGCTGGACCAACTTCGATCGGGAGGAGATCGAGGTGAAGGATCGCATTACGGACGAGCTGCTGAAATCGCTGCTGCTCGAGGCGCTCAAAGATATGGGCGAAGCGTACAGGGGTAAGTTGAAGCGGGACCGGCTGGCCAAACGACAGGAAAGTGCCATGtag